The following are encoded in a window of Nocardia sp. BMG111209 genomic DNA:
- a CDS encoding LysR family transcriptional regulator yields the protein MTAPDAAFLSVERLRVLRELADRGTVAAVGRALSMTPSAVSQQLKVLAREAGVALLEPDGRRVRLTDAGRALVLRADEVLAAMDRAAAEMALYRGSARGRVRVALFPSGAALLLPRVLAELAGTGVDMIASDEDLPPTAVPQLLADYDVVLTHRDERAAPQAGPRVSTRVLMREPIDVVMSREHRLAGQGAVVPAELADETWLSVRGGFPVDDILRSIATVTGVQPRIAQRLNDFGVIEALVAANYGVALMPRFAVRHPELAVLRLAGVRAARVYDLATRPHAERLPAIAAVLSAFRRAAAVATDIGHTTPPVRPDR from the coding sequence ATGACCGCGCCGGACGCCGCCTTCCTGTCCGTCGAGCGGCTGCGGGTACTGCGCGAACTGGCCGACCGCGGCACCGTCGCCGCGGTCGGCCGGGCCCTGTCGATGACCCCGTCGGCGGTCTCGCAGCAGCTGAAGGTGCTGGCCCGGGAGGCCGGGGTGGCCCTACTGGAACCCGACGGCCGCCGGGTGCGGCTCACCGACGCGGGCCGCGCGCTGGTGTTGCGCGCCGACGAGGTGCTGGCCGCGATGGATCGCGCCGCCGCCGAGATGGCGCTGTATCGCGGCTCGGCGCGCGGGCGGGTGCGGGTCGCGCTGTTCCCCTCGGGCGCGGCGTTGCTCCTGCCCCGGGTCCTGGCCGAACTGGCCGGCACCGGCGTCGACATGATCGCCAGCGACGAGGATCTGCCGCCGACCGCGGTACCGCAATTGCTCGCCGACTACGACGTGGTGCTGACCCACCGCGACGAACGCGCCGCCCCGCAGGCCGGACCGCGGGTGAGCACCCGGGTGCTGATGCGGGAACCCATCGATGTGGTCATGTCCCGCGAGCACCGGCTGGCCGGGCAGGGCGCGGTGGTTCCCGCCGAACTCGCGGACGAGACCTGGCTGAGCGTGCGCGGCGGCTTCCCGGTCGACGACATCCTCCGCTCGATCGCCACCGTGACCGGCGTGCAGCCGCGAATAGCCCAGCGGCTCAACGATTTCGGTGTCATCGAAGCCTTGGTCGCGGCGAACTACGGAGTCGCCCTGATGCCGCGCTTCGCCGTCCGCCACCCCGAGCTGGCGGTACTGCGCCTGGCCGGTGTCCGGGCCGCCCGCGTCTACGATCTGGCCACGCGGCCACATGCCGAACGCCTGCCCGCGATCGCGGCGGTCCTGTCGGCATTCCGGCGCGCGGCGGCCGTCGCGACCGACATCGGCCACACCACCCCGCCGGTTCGACCCGATCGGTGA
- a CDS encoding sulfite exporter TauE/SafE family protein, which yields MSPLDQLAVLVAGVAAGGINAVVGSGTLITFPVLLALGYPPVTANVSNTVGLVPGNLSGVLGYRRELAGQRARVLRLGTGTVLGALIGAILLLKLPPGAFKAIVPALIILALVLVVVQPRLSRWVRARRAANGQADDTGGHGVLLWLAVAGTGVYGGYFGAAQGVLLMGLLGVVVHEDLQRLNAVKNVLALLANTVSAAIFIVVADVSWEAAGLIAVGSIIGGQLGARLGRRLPPAVLRAVIVVVGVVAVVRLLLT from the coding sequence ATGTCTCCGCTGGACCAACTCGCCGTCCTCGTGGCCGGTGTCGCCGCGGGCGGCATCAACGCCGTCGTAGGGTCCGGAACCCTCATCACCTTCCCGGTGCTGCTGGCCCTCGGCTATCCCCCGGTGACCGCCAATGTGTCGAATACCGTCGGGCTGGTGCCGGGCAATCTCTCGGGTGTGCTCGGCTACCGTCGCGAGCTCGCCGGGCAGCGCGCCCGGGTGCTGCGGCTCGGGACCGGCACCGTCCTCGGCGCGCTGATCGGCGCGATTCTGCTGCTGAAGCTGCCACCCGGCGCGTTCAAGGCGATCGTGCCGGCGCTGATCATCCTGGCGCTGGTGCTGGTGGTGGTGCAGCCGCGGCTGTCGCGCTGGGTCCGGGCCCGCCGGGCGGCGAACGGGCAGGCGGACGATACCGGCGGGCACGGCGTGCTGCTGTGGCTCGCGGTGGCCGGCACCGGCGTGTACGGCGGCTACTTCGGCGCCGCCCAGGGGGTGCTGCTGATGGGGCTGCTCGGCGTGGTCGTGCACGAGGATCTGCAACGGCTCAACGCCGTGAAGAATGTGCTGGCACTGCTCGCGAACACGGTGTCCGCGGCGATCTTCATCGTGGTCGCCGACGTGTCCTGGGAGGCCGCGGGCCTGATCGCGGTCGGCTCGATCATCGGCGGGCAACTCGGTGCGCGGCTGGGTCGGCGGCTGCCGCCGGCCGTGCTGCGCGCGGTGATCGTCGTGGTCGGCGTCGTGGCAGTGGTACGGCTGCTGCTCACCTGA
- a CDS encoding pyridoxamine 5'-phosphate oxidase family protein — protein sequence MSEITSPAELRELLGPVMPRAAVKERPALHPRDRQWIATSPFIVLATSDAEGNCDASPKGDPAGFVRVLDDHTIAIPERPGNRRADGYLNILSNPHVGVIFLIPGRNETLRINGRARLLRDAPYFDDMVVKGHRPILAIEVEIETIFFHCAKAFLRSKLWQPPLWPEDTLPNAACLAKEVQAGITESLAELERHYAPENYEKLLYRG from the coding sequence ATGAGCGAAATCACCAGCCCGGCGGAACTGCGTGAACTGCTCGGGCCGGTGATGCCGCGAGCCGCCGTCAAGGAGCGCCCCGCGCTGCATCCCCGCGATCGGCAGTGGATCGCGACCTCACCGTTCATCGTGCTGGCCACGAGCGATGCCGAGGGCAACTGCGATGCCTCGCCGAAGGGCGATCCGGCGGGCTTCGTCCGGGTGCTCGACGACCATACGATCGCCATCCCGGAACGGCCCGGTAACCGGCGCGCCGACGGCTATCTGAACATCCTGTCGAATCCGCACGTGGGTGTGATCTTCCTCATCCCGGGCCGCAACGAGACGTTGCGGATCAACGGCCGCGCGCGGCTGCTGCGGGACGCGCCCTATTTCGACGACATGGTGGTCAAGGGGCACCGGCCGATCCTGGCCATCGAGGTGGAGATCGAGACCATCTTCTTCCACTGTGCCAAGGCATTCCTCCGCAGCAAGTTGTGGCAGCCACCGCTCTGGCCGGAGGACACGCTGCCGAATGCCGCGTGCCTGGCCAAGGAGGTCCAGGCCGGTATCACCGAATCGCTGGCGGAACTGGAACGCCACTACGCCCCGGAGAACTACGAGAAGTTGCTCTATCGCGGCTGA
- a CDS encoding FAD-dependent oxidoreductase has protein sequence MQRVAVFGGGVAGLTAAHELAERGFGVTLYERRALGGKARSIAVAGSGRDGRPDLPGEHGFRFFPGFYKHIPDTMRRIPFPGNANGVWDNLVAAPEARFARTGSEDTIVPMGRAGKPWATVDDFRQTVGSVISTSMRIPTSDAAYFANRLLVFNTSCDARRFGEWENLAWRDFVGARGRSTEFRVLLSRTLTTLLVAAKDDLASTRTIGAMGEQFLGNPLEVGNDGPLDRVLNGPTSEAWIDPWVARLRDLGVRFETAELRGLDVDGGRISGARLADGRSVDADHYVLAVPVEVARGLWTPEILAVRPELGAMDRLTVDWMTGIQFYLRRPATIARGHTAYIDSPWSLTSIAQNQFWPRTPLPGRGDGTVADCLSVDISNWNTPGIRTGKTAKQCTAQEISREVWAQLQAHLKGHAELRDADLHSWFLDSGISWDAAGNSANADPLLINTVGSWAARPVTHGALENLFLAGDYVRTGVDLATMEGACEAARTAVNALLDVAGSNAERCRVFSLYRAVELEPMRQLDIARYTAGQPNMFDVPV, from the coding sequence GTGCAGCGGGTAGCGGTCTTCGGCGGCGGTGTCGCCGGCCTGACCGCCGCGCACGAATTGGCGGAGCGTGGATTCGGCGTCACGCTCTACGAGCGGCGCGCGCTCGGCGGTAAGGCGCGCAGTATCGCGGTGGCCGGCAGCGGTCGCGACGGCCGCCCGGATCTACCGGGGGAGCACGGATTCCGGTTCTTCCCGGGTTTCTACAAACACATTCCGGACACCATGCGGCGAATCCCGTTCCCCGGCAATGCCAATGGGGTCTGGGACAATCTGGTCGCGGCGCCGGAGGCGCGCTTCGCCCGGACGGGCAGCGAGGACACCATCGTGCCGATGGGCCGCGCCGGAAAGCCCTGGGCCACCGTGGACGATTTCCGGCAGACCGTCGGCTCGGTCATCTCGACCTCGATGCGGATACCGACCTCGGACGCGGCCTATTTCGCCAACCGCCTGCTGGTCTTCAACACCAGCTGCGACGCCCGCCGGTTCGGTGAGTGGGAGAACCTGGCCTGGCGCGACTTCGTCGGCGCCCGCGGCCGCTCCACCGAATTCCGGGTGTTGTTGTCGCGCACGCTGACCACGCTGCTGGTCGCCGCCAAGGACGATCTGGCCAGCACCCGGACCATCGGCGCGATGGGTGAACAGTTCCTCGGCAATCCGCTGGAGGTCGGCAACGACGGCCCGCTGGACCGGGTGCTGAACGGCCCCACCTCGGAGGCGTGGATCGATCCGTGGGTGGCGCGGTTGCGCGACCTCGGCGTGCGTTTCGAGACCGCGGAGCTGCGCGGGCTGGACGTCGACGGCGGCCGGATCAGCGGGGCCCGCCTCGCCGACGGCCGCTCGGTCGACGCCGACCACTATGTGCTGGCCGTGCCGGTGGAGGTCGCGCGCGGGCTGTGGACCCCGGAGATCCTGGCGGTGCGGCCGGAACTGGGGGCCATGGACCGGCTGACGGTGGACTGGATGACCGGCATCCAGTTCTATCTGCGCCGCCCGGCCACCATCGCGCGCGGGCACACCGCCTACATCGACTCGCCGTGGTCGCTGACTTCCATTGCGCAGAACCAGTTCTGGCCGCGCACCCCGTTGCCCGGACGCGGTGACGGCACCGTGGCGGACTGCCTGTCGGTGGACATCTCGAACTGGAACACGCCGGGCATCCGCACCGGCAAGACGGCCAAACAGTGCACGGCACAAGAGATCTCGCGTGAAGTGTGGGCCCAGTTGCAGGCCCATCTGAAGGGGCACGCCGAGTTGCGCGACGCCGATCTGCACTCGTGGTTCCTGGATTCCGGCATCTCCTGGGACGCGGCGGGCAACAGCGCCAACGCCGATCCGTTGCTGATCAACACCGTCGGGTCCTGGGCGGCCCGGCCGGTGACCCACGGTGCGCTGGAAAATCTGTTCCTGGCAGGCGATTACGTGCGCACCGGGGTCGACCTCGCGACCATGGAGGGCGCGTGCGAGGCGGCCCGCACCGCGGTGAACGCACTGCTGGACGTGGCCGGTTCGAATGCCGAACGCTGCCGGGTGTTCTCGCTGTACCGGGCGGTCGAGCTGGAACCCATGCGGCAGCTGGACATCGCGCGCTACACCGCCGGGCAGCCGAATATGTTCGACGTCCCGGTATAG
- a CDS encoding DUF5685 family protein has product MFGIIRPCRHRLGEELSAAWMAQLCGLCLALRDDHGHAARIATNYDGLLISALVEAQSAATSRRAAGPCPLRGMRGAEVAVGDSVRLAATVSLVLAAAKVRDHADDGDGLAGTAGIRPAARRIAQRWARQGAGTGADLGFDTGVLLTAVERQTAIEADAGPGTPLLTVTEPTETATAAAFGHTAILAGRPANTEPLAEVGRMFGRIAHLVDAVEDLGDDLARGKWNPLPATATGVDEARRLCDDALLGIELALADVEFTDDRLVRTMLTRELKRSVRRTFGHGHNASCRTEHAVESRWRRRGYPPPPGYGYEPGYYPPQGYGRPPRRRSSCIPFCEGMICCECCNCGEDCCCACEGCNCCDEACCGESCCDC; this is encoded by the coding sequence ATGTTCGGCATCATCCGACCCTGCCGCCACCGGCTGGGCGAGGAGTTGAGCGCGGCCTGGATGGCCCAGTTGTGCGGGTTGTGTCTCGCACTGCGGGACGATCACGGGCATGCCGCGCGGATCGCGACCAATTACGACGGCTTGCTGATTTCGGCTCTGGTGGAGGCGCAATCGGCCGCCACCAGCCGCCGGGCCGCGGGTCCGTGCCCATTACGCGGGATGCGCGGCGCCGAGGTGGCGGTCGGCGACAGCGTCCGGCTGGCCGCGACCGTCTCGCTGGTGCTGGCCGCCGCGAAGGTCCGCGACCACGCCGACGACGGTGACGGTCTGGCGGGCACCGCCGGCATCCGGCCCGCGGCCCGGCGGATCGCGCAGCGCTGGGCCCGCCAGGGCGCCGGAACCGGCGCCGACCTGGGCTTCGACACCGGTGTACTGCTGACCGCGGTCGAGCGGCAGACCGCGATCGAGGCCGACGCCGGGCCCGGCACCCCGCTGCTGACCGTCACCGAACCGACCGAGACGGCCACCGCCGCGGCCTTCGGGCACACCGCGATCCTGGCCGGCCGACCGGCCAACACCGAACCGCTGGCCGAGGTGGGCCGGATGTTCGGGCGGATCGCGCATCTGGTCGACGCGGTCGAGGATCTCGGCGACGATCTCGCGCGCGGCAAATGGAATCCGTTGCCCGCCACCGCAACCGGTGTCGACGAGGCCCGCCGGTTGTGCGACGACGCCCTGCTGGGCATCGAACTGGCCCTGGCCGACGTGGAATTCACCGACGACCGGCTGGTGCGGACCATGCTCACCCGCGAGCTGAAGCGATCGGTCCGCCGCACCTTCGGCCACGGGCACAATGCGAGCTGCCGCACCGAGCATGCGGTCGAAAGCCGTTGGCGGCGAAGGGGTTACCCACCGCCGCCGGGTTACGGATACGAACCCGGCTACTACCCGCCGCAGGGCTACGGTCGTCCGCCCCGCCGCCGCAGCTCCTGCATCCCGTTCTGCGAGGGCATGATCTGCTGCGAATGCTGCAACTGCGGCGAGGACTGCTGCTGCGCCTGCGAGGGCTGCAACTGCTGCGACGAGGCCTGCTGCGGCGAAAGCTGTTGCGACTGCTGA
- a CDS encoding EamA family transporter, translating to MTNRDRLLGLAVVLLWGLNFLSLHIGLEHFPPYFFAGLRFAVLAVPVVLLVPRPRVPLRWLLLYGTGFGIAQFGFLFTAMRAGMPTGLASLVLQSSAPFTVVLGALFLGERLRTGQVLGLLAAVLGMVVIGWDRAQHTSVIPVLLTLAGGLGWAFGNIGSRLAVSGPERVDPLHLTLWMSVVPPVPMFALSMVAEGPGTGWHALVRSFGGPGLPGLAALGFTAVLATAVGTGLWTDLLSRYPAAVVAPLSLLVPVVGIAASWAALGERPTVLSLVGAVIVIGGAFAVTVVGRRAKARENKPLTPECAGNPDLILSK from the coding sequence GTGACCAACCGCGATCGTCTGCTCGGCCTGGCCGTCGTCCTGCTCTGGGGCCTGAACTTCCTCTCGCTGCACATCGGGCTCGAACACTTCCCGCCCTACTTCTTCGCCGGTCTGCGATTCGCGGTGCTGGCGGTGCCGGTGGTGTTGCTGGTGCCGCGGCCGCGAGTGCCCCTGCGCTGGTTGTTGTTGTACGGCACCGGATTCGGCATCGCGCAGTTCGGATTCCTGTTCACCGCGATGCGGGCGGGCATGCCGACCGGACTGGCGTCGCTGGTGTTGCAGTCCTCGGCGCCGTTCACGGTGGTGCTCGGCGCGCTGTTCCTCGGCGAGCGGCTGCGCACCGGTCAGGTGCTGGGCTTGCTGGCGGCGGTCCTGGGGATGGTCGTGATCGGGTGGGATCGCGCGCAGCACACGAGTGTGATCCCGGTACTGCTCACCCTCGCCGGCGGATTGGGCTGGGCCTTCGGCAATATCGGCTCCCGCCTTGCGGTTTCGGGCCCGGAACGCGTCGATCCGTTACATCTGACGCTGTGGATGTCCGTGGTGCCGCCGGTGCCGATGTTCGCGCTCTCGATGGTGGCCGAGGGGCCGGGCACCGGATGGCACGCACTGGTGCGTTCGTTCGGCGGTCCGGGCCTGCCGGGGCTCGCGGCGCTCGGCTTCACGGCCGTGCTGGCGACCGCGGTCGGAACGGGCCTGTGGACGGATCTGCTGAGCCGCTATCCGGCCGCCGTCGTGGCGCCGTTGTCGCTGCTGGTGCCGGTCGTCGGCATCGCCGCCTCGTGGGCGGCGCTGGGTGAGCGGCCGACGGTGTTGTCGCTGGTCGGAGCGGTGATCGTGATCGGCGGCGCGTTCGCCGTGACCGTTGTCGGGCGGCGGGCGAAAGCCCGGGAGAACAAACCGCTCACCCCGGAATGCGCCGGAAATCCGGACCTCATTCTCAGCAAATAG
- a CDS encoding MinD/ParA family protein: MTTDDNSTAPPWLHNHPVESAADSDDSPAKPAHAADPADESGAGHEGAAGSDEIGESEPGAAGLFPPVPDPFEQNAFQPGPPPGYEQIPPFVPPGQPGFPPPGPPGFAPPPGPMAPPPGYGGYPPPGAYAPEGAWPAPGPESWSQAPQPGPPPGMAPYDPNFPPPGIYPGPPPNGEVPMGGYGEIRQDTPYGEVRQEIGPDGLVRRVFPEDPARGPEQVTGGHEQPAEPITSWAPPPLPPQPIYQPPQPPPGWAGAPAQPPPPPQHQGLAQQFPHTGSTQSVNDLSLLKRSRRAPRGGWRRAVHRMSGGAINPGESTADLAQRELVDRVNQPVRGDYRIAILSLKGGVGKTTTTVGLGSTFASLRGDRVIAIDANPDLGTLGHRVPRQTRSTVRNLLEDKHIGRYSDVRAHTSQSPSRLEVLASEQDPAVSEAFSEEDYRRAIAILQQFYNIILTDCGTGLMHSAMKGVLDLASSLVLVTSPAIDGARSASATLDWLEHHGYSKLVERTVVVVNASRRGASTVDLDQLRKLFLDRTRAVQVVPFDDHLAEGSEIDLELVGKPTRRALLELAAMVADEFGYQLPPPPYSGNSGPQYGSGYPSSPNSYSGPGNGYPGQYGQ, encoded by the coding sequence GTGACGACTGACGACAACTCGACCGCACCGCCCTGGCTCCACAACCATCCCGTGGAAAGCGCGGCGGACAGCGACGATTCGCCCGCCAAGCCGGCCCACGCCGCCGACCCCGCCGACGAATCCGGTGCCGGGCACGAGGGCGCCGCGGGGTCCGACGAGATCGGCGAATCCGAACCCGGTGCCGCGGGCCTGTTCCCGCCCGTGCCGGATCCGTTCGAGCAGAACGCCTTCCAGCCGGGTCCGCCGCCGGGCTACGAGCAGATCCCGCCGTTCGTGCCGCCGGGGCAGCCCGGCTTCCCGCCGCCCGGCCCGCCCGGATTCGCACCGCCGCCGGGCCCGATGGCGCCGCCCCCGGGTTATGGTGGTTACCCGCCGCCCGGGGCGTACGCACCCGAGGGCGCGTGGCCCGCACCCGGACCCGAGAGCTGGTCCCAGGCACCGCAACCCGGCCCGCCGCCGGGGATGGCCCCGTACGATCCGAACTTCCCACCGCCGGGAATCTATCCCGGTCCGCCGCCCAACGGTGAGGTGCCGATGGGGGGCTACGGCGAGATCCGCCAGGACACCCCGTACGGCGAGGTCCGTCAGGAGATCGGCCCGGACGGTCTGGTACGCCGGGTCTTCCCGGAGGATCCCGCCCGCGGTCCCGAGCAGGTCACCGGTGGTCACGAGCAGCCGGCGGAGCCGATCACCAGCTGGGCCCCGCCGCCGTTGCCGCCGCAGCCGATCTATCAACCGCCACAGCCCCCGCCGGGCTGGGCCGGGGCGCCCGCTCAGCCGCCGCCACCGCCGCAGCACCAGGGCCTGGCGCAGCAGTTCCCGCATACCGGCTCCACGCAGTCGGTCAACGATCTGAGCCTGCTCAAGCGCAGTCGCCGCGCCCCGCGCGGCGGCTGGCGGCGGGCCGTGCACCGGATGTCCGGCGGCGCCATCAATCCCGGCGAGTCCACCGCGGATCTGGCCCAGCGCGAGCTGGTCGACCGGGTGAACCAGCCGGTGCGCGGCGACTACCGGATCGCGATCCTGTCGCTCAAGGGCGGCGTCGGAAAGACCACCACCACAGTGGGTCTCGGCTCCACCTTCGCCTCGCTGCGCGGTGACCGGGTGATCGCCATCGACGCCAATCCGGACCTGGGCACGCTGGGCCACCGGGTGCCCAGGCAGACCCGGTCCACGGTGCGAAATCTGTTGGAAGACAAGCACATCGGCCGCTACTCGGATGTGCGGGCGCACACCTCGCAGTCGCCGAGCCGTCTGGAAGTGCTTGCCAGCGAACAGGATCCGGCGGTCTCGGAGGCGTTCAGCGAAGAGGACTACCGCCGCGCCATCGCGATCCTGCAGCAGTTCTACAACATCATCCTCACCGATTGCGGTACGGGCCTGATGCATTCGGCGATGAAGGGTGTGCTCGATCTGGCCAGTTCGCTGGTGCTGGTCACCTCGCCGGCCATCGACGGTGCGCGCAGTGCCTCGGCGACCCTGGACTGGCTGGAACACCACGGCTACAGCAAGTTGGTCGAGCGAACCGTGGTGGTGGTCAACGCCTCTCGGCGCGGCGCCTCCACCGTCGACCTGGACCAGCTGCGCAAGCTGTTCCTCGACCGCACCCGCGCGGTACAGGTGGTGCCCTTCGACGACCATCTGGCCGAGGGGTCGGAGATCGATCTCGAACTGGTCGGCAAGCCCACCCGCCGCGCGCTGCTGGAACTGGCCGCCATGGTCGCCGACGAATTCGGCTACCAGCTGCCCCCGCCGCCGTACTCCGGCAATTCGGGCCCGCAGTACGGCAGCGGTTATCCGAGCTCACCGAATTCGTATTCCGGTCCCGGCAACGGATATCCGGGCCAGTACGGTCAGTGA
- the leuA gene encoding 2-isopropylmalate synthase, with protein sequence MSPADAFVSGTRSITTPAKPAPGDQPAWNQQKNSSMPVFRYRPFAEEVQPVTLPDRTWPGRVIDRAPGWCAVDLRDGNQALIDPMSPARKRRMFDLLVRMGYKEIEVGFPSASQTDFDFVREIIEDGAVPADVTIQVLTQCRQELIERTFEACAGAPNVIVHFYNSTSILQRRVVFRADRAAVKKIATDAATLCLEVEKNYPDTNWRYEYSPESYTGTELDYAKDVCDAVTEIIAPTPDRPMIINLPATVEMATPNVYADSIEWMHRNLARRDSIVLSLHPHNDRGTAVAAAELGYMAGADRIEGCLFGNGERTGNVCLVTLGMNLFSRGVDPQIDFSNIDEIRRTVEYCNQLPVHERHPYGGDLVYTAFSGSHQDAINKGLDAMKTAADDAGADVDDIVWEVPYLPIDPKDVGRTYEAVIRVNSQSGKGGVAYIMKTDHGLALPRRLQIEFSQAIQQITDGEGGEVTPKEMWDVFADEYLNPLLPLERMRQKMTASETDGGTDHIDVVVKVDGVEQEIQGEGNGPLAAFVDALGTIGYDVRVLDYSEHAMSSGDDAQAAAYVECAIGDKITWGVGIATSITTASLRAVVSAVNRAAHER encoded by the coding sequence ATGTCACCCGCTGATGCCTTCGTTTCCGGAACGCGGTCGATCACCACTCCGGCCAAACCCGCCCCGGGCGACCAGCCCGCCTGGAACCAGCAGAAGAACTCGTCGATGCCGGTGTTCCGGTATCGGCCGTTCGCCGAGGAAGTACAGCCCGTCACCCTGCCCGACCGCACCTGGCCGGGCCGGGTCATCGACCGCGCGCCCGGCTGGTGCGCGGTCGATCTGCGCGACGGTAACCAGGCGCTGATCGACCCGATGAGCCCCGCCCGCAAGCGCCGCATGTTCGACCTGCTGGTACGCATGGGCTACAAGGAGATCGAGGTCGGTTTCCCGTCGGCCAGCCAGACCGACTTCGACTTCGTCCGCGAGATCATCGAGGACGGCGCCGTACCCGCCGACGTCACCATCCAGGTGCTGACCCAGTGCCGTCAGGAGCTGATCGAGCGGACCTTCGAGGCCTGCGCGGGCGCCCCCAACGTCATCGTGCACTTCTACAACTCGACCTCGATCCTGCAACGCCGGGTGGTGTTCCGGGCGGATCGCGCGGCGGTCAAGAAGATCGCCACCGACGCGGCGACGCTGTGCCTGGAGGTCGAGAAGAACTACCCCGACACCAACTGGCGCTACGAATACAGCCCCGAGTCCTACACCGGCACGGAGCTGGACTACGCCAAGGACGTGTGCGACGCGGTGACGGAGATCATCGCGCCGACCCCGGACCGGCCGATGATCATCAACCTGCCGGCCACCGTCGAGATGGCGACCCCGAACGTGTACGCCGACTCGATCGAGTGGATGCACCGCAACCTGGCCCGCCGCGATTCGATCGTGCTGTCGCTGCATCCGCACAACGATCGCGGCACCGCCGTCGCGGCCGCCGAGCTGGGCTATATGGCCGGTGCCGACCGCATCGAGGGCTGCCTGTTCGGCAACGGTGAGCGCACCGGCAACGTCTGCCTGGTCACCCTGGGGATGAACCTGTTCTCGCGCGGGGTGGATCCGCAGATCGACTTCTCCAACATCGACGAGATCCGCCGCACGGTCGAGTACTGCAACCAGCTGCCCGTGCACGAGCGCCATCCGTACGGCGGCGACCTGGTGTACACCGCGTTCTCCGGCAGCCATCAGGACGCCATCAACAAGGGCCTGGACGCGATGAAGACGGCCGCCGACGACGCCGGCGCCGATGTCGACGACATCGTGTGGGAGGTGCCGTACCTGCCGATCGACCCGAAGGATGTGGGCCGCACCTACGAGGCCGTGATCCGGGTCAACTCGCAGTCCGGCAAGGGCGGCGTGGCCTACATCATGAAGACCGACCACGGCCTGGCCCTGCCGCGGCGGCTGCAGATCGAGTTCTCCCAGGCGATCCAGCAGATCACCGACGGTGAGGGCGGCGAGGTCACCCCGAAGGAGATGTGGGACGTCTTCGCCGACGAATATCTGAACCCGCTGTTGCCGCTGGAGCGGATGCGGCAGAAGATGACCGCCTCCGAAACCGACGGCGGCACCGACCATATCGACGTCGTGGTCAAGGTGGACGGTGTCGAACAGGAGATCCAGGGCGAGGGCAACGGCCCGCTCGCGGCCTTCGTGGACGCACTGGGCACCATCGGTTACGACGTCCGGGTGCTGGACTATTCGGAGCACGCGATGTCCTCCGGCGACGACGCTCAGGCCGCCGCCTACGTGGAATGCGCCATCGGGGACAAGATCACCTGGGGTGTGGGGATCGCCACCTCCATCACCACGGCCTCGCTGCGCGCGGTGGTCTCGGCCGTCAACCGGGCCGCGCACGAGCGCTGA